From Topomyia yanbarensis strain Yona2022 chromosome 1, ASM3024719v1, whole genome shotgun sequence, one genomic window encodes:
- the LOC131677699 gene encoding uncharacterized protein LOC131677699, with protein MSYQCKNCEREKDQNNNYVNATYAANANGTRGSRASSARSGVDQRLPRNTSGGLNNEATAGGGTPQGTGSGSGATQVTAKVMWGSVGAIKELREKEQAERNQVTRAGRRQ; from the coding sequence ATGTCCTACCAGTGTAAGAATTGTGAACGCGAGAAGGATCAGAACAACAACTATGTGAATGCGACCTACGCGGCCAACGCGAACGGAACTCGTGGCAGTCGGGCCAGTTCCGCGCGATCCGGAGTCGACCAGAGACTGCCCAGAAATACCAGCGGTGGCCTGAACAACGAGGCCACTGCCGGTGGTGGCACACCGCAGGggaccggttccggaagtgGTGCCACCCAGGTGACGGCCAAAGTGATGTGGGGCAGCGTCGGAGCGATCAAAGAACTTCGCGAGAAAGAACAAGCCGAACGAAATCAGGTCACCAGGGCCGGGCGTCGGCAGTAG